DNA sequence from the Cronobacter turicensis z3032 genome:
GCAAAAAAGGCGCAGGCATTTGCCCGCTGCGTGGGCATTCCAACGTGCAGGGCGATCGTACGGTGGGCATCACGGAGATCCCCCCGCAGTCGCTGCTTGATGGTATTGAGCGTGTTTTTGGCTTTAAACCGCCGCAGAAGCATGGTCATGGCGCCGTCGCCGCGATTCAGGCAATGCGCGACGGCAAGGCCAAAGCGCTGCTGTGCCTGGGCGGTAATCTGGCCGAAGCGATTTCCGATCCCCAGGTCACGTTCCCGGCGATGCGCAATCTCGATTTAGTCGTGCATATGGCGACCAAGCTTAACCGTTCGCACCTGTTGCTCGGCAAGCACAACTATATTCTGCCGGTGCTGGGCCGCACGGAAACGGACGTGCAGGCGTCGGGCGAACAGAGCATTACCGTTGAGGATTCAATGTCGATGGTGCATGCCTCGCGCGGCATGCTGCAACCGGCGTCGCCGCATCTGCGTTCTGAGCCCGCTATCGTGGCGGGGCTTGCCAAAGCGACGCTGCCGGATACGGTGGTGAACTGGGACAAAATGATCGGCGACTACAGCTTTATCCGCGACGCCATCGAGGCAGTGTTCCCGGCGTTTGAGAATTTTAATGAGCGGGTGAAGCAGCCAGGCGGTTTTCGTCTGCGCAATGCGGCCTCGGAGCGCGTCTGGAATACGCCATCCGGCAAGGCGCAGTTTAAGGTGATGCAGGGGATTAATGAGGATCCGCGGTCGCTGAAGTGTCACGATCTGGTGCTGACGACGCTTCGCAGCCACGATCAGTACAATACGACGCTGTATGGGCTGAATGACCGTTACCGCGGCGTGACCGGGCGGCGGGACGTGTTGTTTATCAACCCCGATGAGGCAGAAAAACGCGAGCTGCGCGTGGGGGATCAGGTCAACGTGACCGCGCTCGATCCGGACGGCAAGCCGACCTCGCGACGGCTCAATAACCTGACCGTGGTGGTTATCGATATGGCGCCCGGCTCGGTAGGCGCCTATTACCCGGAGGCGAACGTGCTGGTGCCGCTGGACAGCCACGATACGCAGAGCGGTATCCCGGCTTATAAAAGTATCCCGATCGCGATGGAGCGCGTCGCCGAGCCGGTGACGACGACGGGCGCACGGCGGTAACCGGATGTAATGGTGGGTGCGCTGCGCTTACCCACCCTACGGAAGGTTTTATAGGGCAGGTAAGCGGAGCGCACCTGCCGTTTTTCGGCGAAGGGCAGGTGCGTTGGCGCTTACCCACCCTACGGAAGGTTTTGTAGGGCAGGTAAGCGCAGCGCACCTGCCGTTTTCCTGGCGCGATATAAAAGCAAAAGAGCCCGTACTTGCGTACAGGCTCTTTCTTTGAATATGGCGGTGAGGGAGGGATTGATTCGGCCCGTTGGGCCTCACCCTGCGGGCAGTCAGCTCGCAGGGCTCGCAGACTGTCCCACTGGCTGCGCCAGTGGTCGAACCCTGGTCGAGGCTTCTCATCCCTCCCGGGTCGGCGAGATATAAAAGCAAAAGAGCCCGTACTTGCGTACAGGCTCTTTCTTTGAATATGGCGGTGAGGGAGGGATTGATTCGGCCCGTTGGGCCTCAACCCTGCGGGCAGTCAGCTTCGCAGGGCTCGCAGACTGCCCCACTGGCTGCGCCAGTGGTCGAACCCTGGTCGAGGCTTCTCATCCCTCCCGGGTCGGCGAGATATAAAAGCAAAAGAGCCCGTACTTGCGTACAGGCTCTTTCTTTGAATATGGCGGTGAGGGAGGGATTCGAACCCTCGATACGTTACCGTATACACACTTTCCAGGCGTGCTCCTTCAGCCACTCGGACACCTCACCATATTGTCTTCCCGACGTGTCGGGACGGGCGCTAATGTAGGGGAAAGGCCCATAGCCGTCAACGGAAATTTAGCGCTTTCTGACGCGTTTAAACAAACTTCATACAAAATGCGTTTAAAACAACCACTCATTTCCCGCATGGCAAGTCCGTAATATGAGCAAACAAATGCCGTTGATGAATCTGAGCCATCTACACGCGCTTCGTTATATGCGCCGCAATCAAACCGGAGAGAGTACTCATCCGCATGATAATGCAAACCCTATTAATTAAATCCACATAATTACAAAACATAAATATCAATGCCTTTATAAGTATGTATATATCTGTGCTGAAAATGCTCACTCTTAAGATATTATTGAGCCAACATATCTGTATATTGAATGAATGGATGTAACACGCATCAATTCGGTTTTGCTATCTAGCTGGAGGAATCAAATAAAAATTCATTTCAGGAATTGTCAGCTAGTTGGGCTCGGGATAATATGCGCTGGCTTTACACTGTGGCAGGAATTTATTTATTAAACATATGGTTTGGGATAAACAATGATGGAGAAGATATGAAAAGACGTCTCTGTTTGATGATGCTCGCTGGTGCCCTGGCGATAAATGCGGCTTCAGTACTGGCAGCAGACGGGAAAATTAATTTCACAGGTAAAATTACCGATCAGGCATGTGAAATTGATGATGACGATAAAGTGCTGGATGTTGATATGGGTGTCTATTCGGTTAAGCAATTCAACACGACCGTGGGCGTAAAGACGCCACCGATCCCGGTGAATATCAAACTGAAAAATTGCCCGGTAGTAGAAGAGGGCGAAAACCCGCACTTTAGCATCTATCTGACTGGCGATGCTGATACGGTGAATAAGGATTACCTGAAGGTGGCGGATGGGGGCGCGACCGGCGTGGCGATTGCGATTACAGATGATGAGGGAACGCTTATTCCTATGAATCAGTTCTCACAGCGTAAATTCGAAATCACCGATGCGACGATGGATCTTAATCTCATTGCTTATTATGTCTCCACGAGCACCACGGTTGCCGCAGGCGCAGCCAACGGAACGACAGATATAACCTTTGATTATCGTTAATTACTGATTCGTTTAACGTATCAATAAGCCGTTAACGCGAGTTGACGGTTTATTGTTCCTCTTTCGACATGGGTTGACTATGCGTGCGACGAGAAAATACATTCTCAGGGCGAATATTTTTTTACTCCTGATCTTATTGGTGAATAACGCGACCGCTGGCGGTATTGTGGTGGGGGGCACCCGTGTCATTTATGAAGGCAATAAAAAAGAAGCGGCGCTGAGCATTAAAAATAACAGCGCTGCCAGCCCGTTTTTATTGCAATCCTGGGTAGATAACGGCGACGGTAAAACACGCGGTCCTTTTATGGTCACGCCGCCACTGTTCCGTATTGAATCTGAAGAAGACCATGAATTACGTATCGCGAAAACCGGCAGCTTGCCGGAGGATCGCGAATCACTGTTTTATCTGAATATCCGCGCCATTCCACCGTCATCGCCGGAGGCGGTCAATACCCTTAAGCTGGTGGTCAAAACCCGCATCAAACTGTTTTACCGTCCGCAGGCGCTGGTGGTCGACGCGCAAACGGCCTACCAACAGCTCAAGTTTCATCTCGCCGAGGGCCATCTGCTGGCCGAAAACCCGACGCCATTCTACATGGTGTTTGACAGCCTGAAGGTTGGCGCGACCCGCATTCAGAGCGCCGACATGCTGGCGCCGTTCGCCAGCCAGCGCTTTGCGCTGCCAACAAAGGAAACCGGGCGGGTGGTGAGCTGGCGCGTCATTAACGACTATGGCGGTGTTACGAAACCTGAGACTCGCACTCTGTGAGCCGTACAGCAAGGAATGCGCCGTGAAGAATACTGCCAACCTTTTTAATGACGGCCCGGAAAGCGGCATTTGTCGTCTCACTATCGCCGTGCTGGCATACGCTCTCGTTGGCGGCGCTGGCGTCTGTGCGCAGGAGAAAGTCTGGTTTGACCCGATGCTAATGGAGCAGGGCGATCCCGGGGAGCGGGGCGCAGATTTATCGATTTTTAGTACGCAAAATCAGCTGCCAGCGGGCAACTACCCGCTGCGCATCCGGCTTAACGGCAGTGAAATGTTTACCCGAACGATTCCGCTGACAGTGAATGCGCAAGGGGAGACCCATCCGGTCATTACGCCCGCGCTGCTGGAGGAACTCAACGTAAAAACTGACGCCTATCCGGCGCTCGCGGCACTGGCTCCGCTTGCGCCCATTGAGGATATTGGCGCGCTGATCCCGGCGGCATCAATACGGCTTAATACCCATCGGATGGCGCTGGAGGTAAGCATCCCGCAGGCGGCGCTCCGCCGTACCGCTCGCGGCTATGTCGACCCGCAGTTCTGGGACGACGGCATTCCGGCGCTGTTTAGCAACTACACCTTTAACGGCGCGCACTCGCAAAGCGACGTGGGGAACGGCGATACCTCGCAATACCTTAACCTCCAGAACGGGCTGAATCTTGGCCCGTGGCGGGTGCGTAACTATTCCACATGGAGTAAAAGCGACGACGAGGCGCACTGGGATTCCATCTACACCTTTCTGCAACGGGATATTAAACCCTGGCGCTCGCAGCTGACGCTCGGCGAGAGCTATTCCCCGTCGATGATTTTTGACAGCGTGAAATTTAAAGGCGCGCAGCTCGCCACCGACGATAACATGCTGCCCGACAGCCTGCGCGGGTTCGCGCCGGTGATTCGCGGCATCGCGAATTCAAATGCGGAAGTCACGGTGCGCCAGAACGGCTACATCATTTTTCAGGACACCGTCGCGCCGGGCGCGTTTGAAATCAACGATCTTTACCCCACGTCGCATAGCGGCGATCTGGAGGTGACGATAAAAGAAGCGGACGGCAAAGAGCGGCGGTTCATCCAGCCGTTTTCCGCCGTGCCGATTATGCAGCGGCCAGGGCAGATAAAATATAGCCTGACGGCGGGCGAGTACGATCCGAACAGTTCGCAGGATGCCACGCCCGCGTTTGCGCAGGGAACGCTGATTTACGGTTTGAACAATCAGCTGACGCTGTATGGCGGCGCAATGGGTGCAGACACTTATCAGGCCGCGGCGCTGGGGGTTGGCGTCGGGCTGGATGAATGGGGCTCGGTCTCGCTTGATGTGACCCATGCGCGCAGTCACCTGCAAAATAACACCACGTCATCAGGCCAGTCCTATCGTTTTCAGTATTCCAAAAATATTGAACTGACGGATACCGCTATTACGCTTGCGGGTTATCGCTACTCCACCAGCGGCTATTTCGCTTTTGACGAGGCGAATCACGACGAGGCCTGGTACGACGATCGCTACAGCGGTTATTACCAGCAGCGCAGCCAGTTGCAGATCAGTATTAACCAGACGCTTAACGATATCGGGTCGTTTTATCTCAACGGCTATCAGCGTGATTTCTGGAACCGCACGGACAAAGAGCAGAATCTCTCGGTGGGCTTCGCGTTTTCAACGGCAGGCGTGACCTGGACGCTCTCTTCGGCGTGGAATAAAACAGACGCTCAAACCGACCGACAAATTGCGCTCGGCGTCAGCGTGCCGCTTAGCCGCTGGCTGGCTAGCAGCTGGGCGACCTTTAACGTCAGCCAGAATCAGGATGGCGATACGCGTTACCAGAGTGGTCTTAGCGGCACGCTAATGGATGACGGCAGGCTCAGCTATTCACTTCAGCAGAGCTATAACCAGGCGGGGCAGAGCGGCGATGACACCGCCGACAGCAGCGCCGATCTTAATTATAAATCACGCTTCGCTAACCTGAGCCTCGGCTATTACCACTCTGATGATTCGCAGCAGTGGAGTTATGGCGCGTCTGGCGCGCTGGTAATGCACCCGCATGGCGTCACGCTGTCACAGCCGCTCGGCGATGCCTTCGCGCTGGTGGATGCCAACGGGGCCAGCGATATCCGCTTTAAAAACCAGGCTGGCGTTTCGACGGACTGGCTGGGCTATGCCGTTATTCCCTGGCTCTCGCCTTATGAAAGAAACGAGCTGACGCTGGATACCACCACCATGCCCTCCGGCGTGGACGCGCAGAATACGCACCTGACGCTCATCCCTAATAAAGGCGCGCTGGTGTATGCGCGTTTTGATGCACGCGAAGGGCTCCGCCTGCTGTTGACCCTGCGGCAGACCAGTGGCGAGCCGGTGCCGTTTGGCGCGTTGGTGACGCTGGATGGCATTGACGGTTATGAAAGCATCGTCGATGAAGGCGGTGTGGCGTATCTGTCTGGCGTCAAAGAGAACGGCGTGGTGCAGGTGAAGTGGGGGAACCATGCCGGACAGCGCTGTCAGGCGTCCATCGTTCTACCCGAAGCGGGGCCAGACGAGGGCGATTTGCGCCCTCTGACCGCTATATGCCGATAATAAGAGAACAAAATATGTTTAGAGTCATGTTATGCGTGCTGCTGGTCTGCCTCGCCGTTATCACGTCTTTTTCACGGGCGGCAACGGGGTTCTGTAATACGACCGGCGGGCCGAAAATATTTAATGTCGATGCGAGTATGACGGTAACCAATCCTGATGTTAATCAGAGCGGTAAAACCTTTACTGAACGGTTTGGTTCCTCGGAAAGCTACAGCGCGCATTGCGACTGCGATGACAGCGATCTCAACAAAGATCCGCATCCTGGCGTGAATTATAAAAGTGAGTATCTGGCGCCATCAATCCAGTACGGGAGTGGGTATTTTATCCGGGTGAATGACAATATCGATCTGGAAGCCGCGATTAACATTGCCAACGTGGGCGATGTGACAGTGCCGTTTACCGATATCTGGAATAAAAAAAATAATGGCTGTTCGCTGAATAGCTTTACGACGGGGCAGAGCGGCTCGCTTATGTTTCGCATCAGTAAGCCTTTTATGGGGCAAATCGTCATTCCGCAAATGGCGGTGGCGGCTATCTATGGCACCGTCAGGCCGGGGCAGTATTCCAGCGAACCGATGGCGAAGATTTTTCTGCAGGGCACTATTACCGTACCGCAAAGCTGTGAAATCAACGCGGGCGAGGTTATCTCCGTTGATTTCGGTACCATTTTTGCCAGCAATTTCACGACCCGTGGCCATAAGCCTGACGGGTTCGTGGATAAAAAAACGGCTATTGCGTATGTTTGCAAAAATATCAGCGATGGGGTCGTCTTAACCATGACGTTTTCTGGTGCGCCAGCGAACGGTATGCCGGAGGCGCTCGCCACCAGTAATGCCGATGTCGGCGTGCTGCTGAAAAACGCCAGCGAGCAGGTGATCCCCATCAATACCGGCGAGGTGCCGATGCCGCTGGATACGTCAGCCGATATCTCCCGGCGTACCGGCGAGGTGAATATCCTGACGGCGCCGGTGAACCTCAGCGGCAAGGCGCCGCAAAACGGCGAGTTTTCCGGCTCGGCATCGATAACAGTGAATATTCGCTGACATTGCCTGCTTTTCCTGTCGCCGCCACCCCCAAAGGCGGCTGATTTTGTTATGGTTACTACCATTAACCTGTCAGGAGAAGCGCCGTGGAGATCCTCTTTTACCATCCCTCTTTTGATATCGCCGGGTGGGCCCCTTTACTGCAACGTCATCTGCCGCATGCGCGTCTTCGCGCCTGGCTGCCTGGCGATAACGCCGCCGCGGATTACGCGCTGGTCTGGCATCCGCCGTATGAAATGCTGCGCGGGCGCTTGAACCTGAAAGCGATTTTCGCGCTCGGCGCGGGTGTGGATTCGCTCTTAAGCCGCCTGAACGAGCATCCGGATCTGCTGCCGCCCGGCGTGCCGCTGTATCGCATGGAGGATACCGGCATGGCCGCGCAGATGCAGGAGTACGCCATAAGCCAGGTATTGCACTGGTTTCGTCGTTTCGATGATTACGCCGCGCTACAGCGTGAAGCGCGCTGGGAGCCGCTGGAAGAGTATCGTCATGCGGATTTCACTGTCGGCGTGCTGGGGGCGGGCGTGCTCGGCGGCCAGGTGGCGCAGAGCCTGAGTTGTCTGGGCTTTCCGGTGCGCTGCTGGAGCCGCAGCCGCAAAACGCTGGCAGGCATTGAAAGCTTCGCCGGCCCGGATGAATTACCTGCGTTTCTGCACGGCACGCGGGTACTGATCAACCTTCTGCCCAATACGCCGGAAACGGTGGGCATCATGAACGCCCGGTTGCTCGCAGCGCTTGCGGATAACGCTTATGTCCTGAACCTGGCGCGCGGCGTTCATCTGGTGGAAGAAGATCTGCTGGCCGCGCTGGAGTGCGGAAAAGTGAAGGGCGCGATGCTGGATGTTTTTCATCATGAGCCGCTGGCGCAAGAGAGTCCGCTATGGCGGCATCCGGGTGTGCGCATTACGCCGCACGTGGCGGCCGTTACCCGCCCGGAAGAGGCGGCCGCGTTTATCGCACAGAGTATTACGCGTATCGAGCGCGGCGACATGCCGCCGAATCAGGTGGACGTGGCGCGCGGCTACTAAGCGCGCCGCCCGGCGATTCGGCTAAAAATCGCCGGGGATACCTGTTATCCTTGCACAAAATCACAGAGGAGAGCGCCATGTATCCCGTTGACCTGCATATGCACACTGTCGCCAGCACCCATGCCTACAGCAACCTGCATGATTACATCGCCGCGGCGAAACAAAAAGGCGTCCGCCTTCTGGCTATCACCGATCACGGCCCGGACATGGCGGATGCGCCGCATCACTGGCATTTTATTAATATGCGCATCTGGCCGCGAGTGGTGGATGGCGTCGGTATTCTGCGTGGTATCGAAGCGAATATTAAAAACCGCGAGGGTGAAATCGACTGCACCGGCCCGATGCTCGATTCGCTCGATCTTATCGTCGCAGGCTTCCACGAGCCGGTATTCGCGCCGCAGGATAAAGACGCCAATACGGAAGCGATGATCGCGGCGATGGCGAGCGGCACGGTGCACATTATCAGCCACCCTGGCAACCCGAAATATCCCGTCGACATTCCGGCTATTGCCGCCGCCGCCGCGAAATATCAGGTTGCGCTTGAAATTAACAACTCCTCGTTTACCCATTCCCGCAAGGGCAGCGGACCGAACTGCAAAGCGATTGCCGCGGCCGTACGCGATGCAGGCGGCTGGGTAGCGCTGGGGTCTGATTCTCACACCGCCTTTACGCTCGGCGATTTCCATGAGTGCCGCAAGGTGCTGGATGACGTCGATTTCCCCGAAGATCGCATCCTGAACGTGACGCCGCGTCGCCTGCTTGATTTCCTTGAAACCCGCGGCATGACGCCGATAGCTGAATTCGCCGCCCTTTAATTTTGCCTGAAATGGAATCTGTTAATGAATGAGTTTTCAATAATTTGCCGCCTGCTGGGCTCCCTCTGGTACCGCGCGCCGCAGGACCCGGTGGTGGCGCCGATCTACAGCCTTATCCGTGAGGGTAAGCTCGCGCAAAACTGGCCGCTGGAGCAGGATGAACTGCTGGCGCGGCTGCAAAAAAGCGCGCAGCCGGATGAGGTTCAGGCAGATTACCAGGCGCTGTTCGGTGAGGACGACGCCCGCGTGACGCCCCTGCGCTCTGCGTGGGTAGAGGGAGGGAGCGATCAGGAGGTGCGCGCCTTTTTAACCACGCGCGGCATGCCGCTCGGCGAGGCGCCAGCGGATCATTTCGGCCTGCTGTTGCTGGCAGCCTCGTGGCTTGAAGATCAGTCTGCGGAAGATGAGGCGCAAGCGCAGGAGATTTTATTCGGCGAGTTCCTGATCCCCTGGTATGAAACGTTCCTCGGCAAAGTGGAAGCGCATGCCGCCACGCCGTTCTGGCGCACGCTGGCGCAGGTCACCCGCGAAGCCATTCAGGCGATGTGGGAAGAGCTGCAGGAAGAGGAAGAAGAGAACGACGCAGAGTAAATTAAATGTGATATTTGTCACATTTAAAATGTAACTCACTGTACGTTATTTCATATGACGTGCGGCAGATCGCATTTCCTGGACGGCGTTTTGTTAAGATACGCCGCCATGAACAGACACATTTCTCTCGCATTAACGACCGGCCTGCTCTCCGCCCTCTGGGCGTGGGCCGCCGTGTCGCTGGGCCTGCCTTCCTGGGCGGGCTTTCTCGGCTGTACCGCCTGGTTTGCCAGCCCAAAAGGCGGCGTCACCGGTTTTCTGACTATCCTGTTTACATTATGCAGCGGCGTGCTGTGGGCGCAGGTCATCATCGCTGGAAGCGCCGTAGCGCCGGAACTCGCCTGGCTAAGCTACGCCATGACCGGCGTGGTGGCGTTTCTGATGTGCATTCAGGCGCGCCAGACGTTGCTTGGATTCGTGCCGGGAACATTTATCGGCGCCTGCGCGACGTTCGCCGGGCAGGGCGACTGGAAGGGCGTGTTGCCTGCGCTGCTGCTGGGGCTACTGTTTGGTGTGGCGATGAAGTGCAGCGGGCAGTGGCTTGCCGGGCGTTGTGAGCCTGAGAAAACCACTGCTACGGAGTAATAAAAGAAAACCCGCGTAAGCGGGTTTTTTATCTGCCAGTCAGACGGCGGGTGCGGAGAGACCGCGATATTTCTTCAGCACCGGATTATTCACCGCGCCTGGGTCGTTAAGCTCCCACAAACCGCGCGTGATCCCATCGTTAATTAAATAGATAACGCCCGTTTCAATGGCCGACATCAGGCACTGCATAACGGGTTCGTTAGCGGTATACCCGACCTCGCCCTCCAGCAGCCGCTGATATTCAATAAAGCGAAAGACGCCCGCCTGCACCTCATAAGAGAGAATGGTTTTACTGGTATTTACCGAGGAGAGAATCTCGCCGGTACTGACATTCACGACGCGCAAATTGACGGCGACCTGATCGAGCTGATATTGCGTGTCCGCCCCGATACCGAAATATTTCGCGCCCGCGCCGCCTGATTTCACATTACTTTCATAACCGATAATCGAGCCTTCGATCATGACATTGGCAGACATTAACGACTGCAGTGGCATGCGGTTATTATCGCCCACGGTACCGTTTTCCTGCGAGGCGCGAATAATCTTTCGCTCATTGAGCAGATTCTGAAGACCCTGACGCTCCAGCGGAATAAACCAGCGGGAATCTTTTAATGCCGTCACCAGCATGGCGGTGGCGCTTTGGGGAACTGCGGTTGAGAAGTTACTGGCCGGGTAGGGTTTAAACTGCCCGGTTTCATCCTGAATATTATATACCGAGACGTAAAGCCTCCCTTTCGGCTCCGGCAGATGAATCAGATCCTGATAGCTCTGTCCGCGTGGCATCAGGGTAGGGCTTGCGGCCTCTTTCGGTGGCGCGGTCAGGCATCCGCTTAACAGTATTGTGGCGATTAGAACGATCAGGCGCTGCATTGTCATCATCCTTCTGTTATCACAGCGGTTAAAAATTGGTCGAGCCGGACTGCAGGCCAGAGACCTGGATCGTGGAGGTTTTGCCGGTTTTACGATCGGTCACGTTGAGATAAAGCTGACCGTCGCGATTAGAGATATCAACGATAAAATCGTTGGTGACCATACGACCCGGCTTACCTTTATTGATATTGGTTAACAGGCCACCCAGCAGCTGTGACTGAATCGCCTGTGTAAAATTATCAAGCGCGGAGGGTGTATCGATTTTATAATCGTCATAAGACGGGTCTTTATATGAGTTTTGCGCCTGCGCGCTGTTCAGCAGAAAAGGGCCATTATTCGGGTTTCCGCCGAAGCTGGGATTACGAAACTGGAAGGTCATATTTCCGGCCAGAGCAGGGTGTGACAGCAACAGTAACGTCATGACAGCAAATGTCCGCTGCATAGCAGCCTCCGTCGTTCAGTGAATTAAAATTCATCGCCGGTTAAATCACCGGTACTGAGTAATGCCTTATCTATCTGGCGCTGTTTCAGCGCCTCGTTGGCCTGGGCTATCGCAAGCTCGACCGCGTTATCCGCCCCTTTGCGGGAGGGGAATAAAAAGGTCTGGTAAATAACATCCTGATCGAGCGTGAGGGTTATCCAGCTCCCCCAGCGTGCGCTCGGCTTTTCATTCACCGAGAGCGTGCCGTCAAAAGGGGTATCCCATTTTTCGGCGAAATCGCGATAAAAATCGTGTCCGACCGAAGAGACCGTATGGTCAGTCACCAGGCCCGGAATCTCCGGTTCGACAGCACGTCCGCACAATGCAGCGCTCCAGAGCGTGGCAACCAGTCCACACAAGAGCCAGCGCTTCATGGGTCAGCCCCTCATGTGATGGTTTGCCCAGGTCACTGCCTGCGTACGGTTCTTTACCGCCAGTTTTTTAAACAGGTTATAGAGATGGGTTTTGACGGTGTTCTCACTGATAAACAGCGAGCGTGCGATTTCCATATTGGAGGCGCCGAAGCGCAATTTATTGAGGATCTCTTTTTCGCGATGCGTTAGCAGCACGGCGTCGCAGTTCAGAAAATGATAAAATCCGGAGCGGGTAATCAGGTAGCTCGCCAGACGCTGGTTGAAAAAGCACTCGCCCCGCAGGATGCACTGCATCCCTTCAATCACGCGCTTTTCGTCATCTGTCGCGTAAAATACGCCGCTAATATGCGGCCATTTTTCTATTTCCTGAAAAGGGTATTCATCCTGCACATTTAGCAGAATGACTTTTGCTGTCTGTGGACGTCGTCCGAGATTATCTTTCCAGTAGGCCATGCTTTTTTTATCGGCTTCGGCCATATCTAAAAGAATAAGCGTTCCTGTTGTTATCTCTTCCAGAGAGCGTTGGATATTATGGATTTTCCCCTCCAGACTGAGCGCGCTTTTAAAATTTTGCAATAAAGCACTGGCCTGCAGAGACGGTTTGGTGATCAACAATAATGACTGACCATGTAACGCATGGAATTCATTAATCATGATGAAACCCCGTTTTATTTACACACGGCTGAGGAAACAAAGACATCAGCCTTCCGTATCGGTAAGCATTGTTATGTGGTAGTCCAAAAAATAAATGTTACACACCGCCAGGGCTGGCGAGAGAAATAAAGCAAGAAAATTCTTATTAGTCCAATCTAACTACTGGGCTGTTTAAAGCAAGTGTTAAAAAAGTAACTAAATGTAACTATAAATTGTTAAATATTACTTATGCTTTAGGGGTAGTTAACTATGGATGTAGCAACACAAATGGTTT
Encoded proteins:
- the yraI gene encoding Uncharacterized fimbrial chaperone yraI, producing the protein MNNATAGGIVVGGTRVIYEGNKKEAALSIKNNSAASPFLLQSWVDNGDGKTRGPFMVTPPLFRIESEEDHELRIAKTGSLPEDRESLFYLNIRAIPPSSPEAVNTLKLVVKTRIKLFYRPQALVVDAQTAYQQLKFHLAEGHLLAENPTPFYMVFDSLKVGATRIQSADMLAPFASQRFALPTKETGRVVSWRVINDYGGVTKPETRTL
- the yraJ gene encoding Uncharacterized outer membrane usher protein yraJ, yielding MLMEQGDPGERGADLSIFSTQNQLPAGNYPLRIRLNGSEMFTRTIPLTVNAQGETHPVITPALLEELNVKTDAYPALAALAPLAPIEDIGALIPAASIRLNTHRMALEVSIPQAALRRTARGYVDPQFWDDGIPALFSNYTFNGAHSQSDVGNGDTSQYLNLQNGLNLGPWRVRNYSTWSKSDDEAHWDSIYTFLQRDIKPWRSQLTLGESYSPSMIFDSVKFKGAQLATDDNMLPDSLRGFAPVIRGIANSNAEVTVRQNGYIIFQDTVAPGAFEINDLYPTSHSGDLEVTIKEADGKERRFIQPFSAVPIMQRPGQIKYSLTAGEYDPNSSQDATPAFAQGTLIYGLNNQLTLYGGAMGADTYQAAALGVGVGLDEWGSVSLDVTHARSHLQNNTTSSGQSYRFQYSKNIELTDTAITLAGYRYSTSGYFAFDEANHDEAWYDDRYSGYYQQRSQLQISINQTLNDIGSFYLNGYQRDFWNRTDKEQNLSVGFAFSTAGVTWTLSSAWNKTDAQTDRQIALGVSVPLSRWLASSWATFNVSQNQDGDTRYQSGLSGTLMDDGRLSYSLQQSYNQAGQSGDDTADSSADLNYKSRFANLSLGYYHSDDSQQWSYGASGALVMHPHGVTLSQPLGDAFALVDANGASDIRFKNQAGVSTDWLGYAVIPWLSPYERNELTLDTTTMPSGVDAQNTHLTLIPNKGALVYARFDAREGLRLLLTLRQTSGEPVPFGALVTLDGIDGYESIVDEGGVAYLSGVKENGVVQVKWGNHAGQRCQASIVLPEAGPDEGDLRPLTAICR
- the ghrA gene encoding Glyoxylate/hydroxypyruvate reductase A, with amino-acid sequence MEILFYHPSFDIAGWAPLLQRHLPHARLRAWLPGDNAAADYALVWHPPYEMLRGRLNLKAIFALGAGVDSLLSRLNEHPDLLPPGVPLYRMEDTGMAAQMQEYAISQVLHWFRRFDDYAALQREARWEPLEEYRHADFTVGVLGAGVLGGQVAQSLSCLGFPVRCWSRSRKTLAGIESFAGPDELPAFLHGTRVLINLLPNTPETVGIMNARLLAALADNAYVLNLARGVHLVEEDLLAALECGKVKGAMLDVFHHEPLAQESPLWRHPGVRITPHVAAVTRPEEAAAFIAQSITRIERGDMPPNQVDVARGY
- a CDS encoding Putative hydrolase CKO_02035, translated to MLSLHKITEESAMYPVDLHMHTVASTHAYSNLHDYIAAAKQKGVRLLAITDHGPDMADAPHHWHFINMRIWPRVVDGVGILRGIEANIKNREGEIDCTGPMLDSLDLIVAGFHEPVFAPQDKDANTEAMIAAMASGTVHIISHPGNPKYPVDIPAIAAAAAKYQVALEINNSSFTHSRKGSGPNCKAIAAAVRDAGGWVALGSDSHTAFTLGDFHECRKVLDDVDFPEDRILNVTPRRLLDFLETRGMTPIAEFAAL
- the ycdY gene encoding Uncharacterized protein ycdY: MNEFSIICRLLGSLWYRAPQDPVVAPIYSLIREGKLAQNWPLEQDELLARLQKSAQPDEVQADYQALFGEDDARVTPLRSAWVEGGSDQEVRAFLTTRGMPLGEAPADHFGLLLLAASWLEDQSAEDEAQAQEILFGEFLIPWYETFLGKVEAHAATPFWRTLAQVTREAIQAMWEELQEEEEENDAE
- the ycdZ gene encoding Inner membrane protein ycdZ gives rise to the protein MPSWAGFLGCTAWFASPKGGVTGFLTILFTLCSGVLWAQVIIAGSAVAPELAWLSYAMTGVVAFLMCIQARQTLLGFVPGTFIGACATFAGQGDWKGVLPALLLGLLFGVAMKCSGQWLAGRCEPEKTTATE
- the csgG gene encoding Curli production assembly/transport component csgG, which translates into the protein MQRLIVLIATILLSGCLTAPPKEAASPTLMPRGQSYQDLIHLPEPKGRLYVSVYNIQDETGQFKPYPASNFSTAVPQSATAMLVTALKDSRWFIPLERQGLQNLLNERKIIRASQENGTVGDNNRMPLQSLMSANVMIEGSIIGYESNVKSGGAGAKYFGIGADTQYQLDQVAVNLRVVNVSTGEILSSVNTSKTILSYEVQAGVFRFIEYQRLLEGEVGYTANEPVMQCLMSAIETGVIYLINDGITRGLWELNDPGAVNNPVLKKYRGLSAPAV
- the csgF gene encoding Curli production assembly/transport component csgF; the protein is MNSAQAQNSYKDPSYDDYKIDTPSALDNFTQAIQSQLLGGLLTNINKGKPGRMVTNDFIVDISNRDGQLYLNVTDRKTGKTSTIQVSGLQSGSTNF
- the csgE gene encoding Curli production assembly/transport component csgE; the protein is MCGRAVEPEIPGLVTDHTVSSVGHDFYRDFAEKWDTPFDGTLSVNEKPSARWGSWITLTLDQDVIYQTFLFPSRKGADNAVELAIAQANEALKQRQIDKALLSTGDLTGDEF